A stretch of bacterium DNA encodes these proteins:
- the rfbF gene encoding glucose-1-phosphate cytidylyltransferase yields MARKPVVAILAGGMGTRLAEETEIRPKPMVEIGGLPILWHIMRTYAHYGHNEFVVALGYKGDYIKRWMRDYGSLGGDMTVKTNSGDVMTYEDHRPDWTVHLVETGMTTGTGGRIKRLQKWLGEGTFMLTWGDGLSDVPLDRLLEFHQGHGKLATLTAARPPARYGHIEFEGDRVECFTEKPQTAEGWINGAFFVLEPGVHDYIEGDPTMFEQAPMEGLAGDGQLMAYKHEGFWQCMDTLREKHILQKLWDGGNPPWKKW; encoded by the coding sequence CGGAGGCATGGGCACCCGCCTGGCCGAAGAGACCGAGATCCGGCCCAAGCCCATGGTCGAGATCGGCGGCCTGCCGATCCTCTGGCACATCATGCGCACCTACGCCCACTACGGGCACAACGAGTTCGTGGTGGCCCTGGGCTACAAGGGCGACTACATCAAGCGCTGGATGCGGGACTACGGCAGCCTGGGCGGCGACATGACCGTCAAGACCAACTCGGGCGATGTGATGACCTACGAGGACCATCGCCCGGACTGGACGGTGCACCTGGTCGAGACCGGCATGACCACCGGCACGGGCGGCCGCATCAAGCGCCTGCAGAAGTGGCTGGGCGAGGGCACGTTCATGCTCACCTGGGGCGATGGCCTGTCCGACGTGCCCCTGGACAGGCTGCTCGAGTTCCACCAGGGCCATGGCAAGCTGGCGACCCTGACCGCCGCCCGCCCGCCCGCCCGCTACGGCCACATCGAGTTCGAGGGCGACCGGGTCGAGTGCTTCACCGAGAAGCCCCAGACGGCCGAGGGCTGGATCAACGGGGCCTTCTTCGTGCTGGAGCCCGGCGTGCACGACTACATCGAGGGCGACCCGACCATGTTCGAGCAGGCCCCCATGGAGGGCCTGGCCGGCGACGGCCAGCTGATGGCCTACAAGCACGAGGGCTTCTGGCAGTGCATGGACACGCTGCGCGAGAAGCACATCCTGCAGAAGCTGTGGGACGGCGGCAATCCGCCCTGGAAGAAGTGGTAG